One region of Cucurbita pepo subsp. pepo cultivar mu-cu-16 chromosome LG03, ASM280686v2, whole genome shotgun sequence genomic DNA includes:
- the LOC111790215 gene encoding uncharacterized protein LOC111790215, which yields MSGTCFFLMIPNLCPSTLHSHTAQLSGEEREKARAEAIEFLRTMPWRQEILHRRGDRHPGFGVRRNCACDEFPGLYVWTHNLKKAALIRDNLPDADKLAGIYKRLYEQRQWRILTFDYSYVNNGLNIVSNIYMTIGITY from the exons ATGTCAGGGACTTGCTTCTTCCTTATGATCCCCAACCTCTGCCCGTCCACGCTGCACAGCCACACGGCCCAATTGAG CGGTGAAGAACGGGAGAAAGCTAGGGCAGAGGCGATCGAATTCCTAAGAACAATGCCTTGGCGACAAGAAATTCTTCACCGGAGAGGAGATCGGCACCCTGGATTTGGAGTTCGGAGGAATTGTGCATGCGATGAATTCCCTGGCTTGTACGTTTGGACCCATAACTTAAAGAAAGCTGCTCTGATCAGAGATAACCTGCCGGACGCCGACAAGTTGGCCGGAATATACAAGCGCCTGTACGAGCAGCGGCAGTGGAGAATTCTAACTTTTGACTACTCATATGTTAATAATGGCTTGAATATTGTATCTAACATATACATGACTATAGGCATAACTTACTAA
- the LOC111790210 gene encoding dirigent protein 18-like has protein sequence MFRQSSFSAFLAMAIIVVHFVACKSADAGGHEPVLEFYMHDIFGGGSPTARPITGLLGNIYTGQVPFATPIDFLPPDDGIAIPNANGALPTVNGINGIPLGTGLSGTTFAGNPNPQNIPHTQLGPDGLGLGFGTITVIDDILTIAPELGSQSIGKAQGVYVASSADGTTQMMVFTAMVEGGEYGDSLNFYGVYRIGSPSSHLSVTGGTGKFKNARGIAEVRSLIPPGQHVTDGAETLLRFIVHLSY, from the coding sequence ATGTTCAGGCAGTCATCTTTCTCAGCCTTCCTTGCAATGGCAATCATCGTGGTGCATTTTGTGGCGTGTAAGTCTGCCGATGCCGGGGGACACGAACCGGTCCTTGAATTTTATATGCATGACATTTTCGGTGGTGGCAGCCCAACGGCGAGACCGATTACTGGCCTGCTGGGGAACATATACACTGGTCAAGTACCCTTTGCAACACCTATAGACTTCCTTCCCCCAGATGATGGTATTGCAATCCCAAATGCCAATGGTGCTCTCCCTACTGTTAATGGCATCAATGGGATCCCTCTAGGGACTGGCTTGTCTGGCACTACTTTTGCTGGAAATCCCAACCCACAAAATATACCCCACACCCAATTGGGACCTGATGGGTTGGGACTAGGCTTTGGAACGATTACCGTTATCGACGACATCTTAACCATCGCACCAGAGTTGGGCTCGCAGTCAATTGGCAAGGCACAAGGGGTGTATGTGGCTAGTTCAGCTGATGGAACTACGCAGATGATGGTATTTACAGCCATGGTTGAAGGAGGAGAATATGGTGACAGTCTCAACTTCTATGGAGTATACAGGATTGGTAGCCCCTCGTCGCATTTGTCAGTCACCGGAGGAACAGGCAAGTTCAAGAACGCACGTGGGATTGCAGAGGTGCGGTCGCTCATTCCTCCAGGCCAGCACGTCACAGATGGAGCAGAAACATTGCTGAGGTTCATTGTGCATCTAAGCTACTGA
- the LOC111790211 gene encoding uncharacterized protein LOC111790211, whose translation MAQSDFLRPPKKARKKKKRESVLDEQGQRNGIRNELLQDPFEVLGPDLLMTILSYVDARSVALSLLVSRSWYAVASSDRLWSSKCMELWLRKAHIPRLARTRSFSRLAAYSLSIMDGKRTRIMREDLCAHAWQFHFNKEAPMYWRNLDPYWQGSHPLMRRYFHPDGSQTADPDDRVWGGHECCFSTVTSFIGDGEIREHYVRINRWPRMFVSRNEDWSWKMSNHFTSYSSIADADKDSGTGPL comes from the exons ATGGCGCAAAGTGACTTTCTCCGGCCGCCGAAGAAagcaaggaagaagaagaagcgagAGAGTGTCTTGGATGAACAAGGGCAACGAAATGGAATCCGTAATGAACTTCTCCAAGATCCTTTCGAGGTTTTAGGTCCTGATCTATTAATGACGATACTTAGCTACGTTGATGCACGCAGCGTGGCACTTTCTCTCCTTGTCTCTCGATCTTGGTACGCCGTGGCTTCCAGCGATCGCCTATGGAGTTCGAAG TGCATGGAACTGTGGCTCAGGAAAGCACATATCCCTAGATTGGCACGAACCCGAAGTTTTTCAAGGCTGGCTGCCTATTCGTTATCCATCATGGATGGCAAACGA ACTCGCATTATGAGGGAAGATTTATGTGCTCATGCCTGGCAATTCCACTTCAATAAG GAAGCTCCGATGTACTGGCGGAATCTTGATCCGTATTGGCAAGGCAGCCACCCTCTGATGCGCCGATATTTCCATCCTGATGGGAGCCAAACTGCTGATCCTGATGATAGAGTATGGGGTGGGCATGAATGCTGCTTTTCCACGGTTACAAGTTTCATCGGCGATGGGGAGATCAGAGAACACTATGTGAGGATAAACAGATGGCCAAGAATGTTTGTGTCAAGGAACGAAGATTGGAGCTGGAAGATGTCGAATCATTTCACCTCGTACTCAAGCATAGCCGATGCCGACAAGGATAGCGGGACGGGGCCACTCTAA